Proteins encoded by one window of Chondromyces crocatus:
- a CDS encoding VOC family protein, with product MTTERRPTRLHHTAYVTRDLEKTRAFYEDLIGLPLVATWCESDELFGKVRTYCHCFFGLEDGSALAFFQFANQEDQNLFGPEMPSSPFHHIALNVDRATLERVQKKLADAGYEPPKTYVLEHGYCQSLYVVDPNGMTLELTCDAQEAISDDLVREREKKARSELARWLAGDHTSNNTFR from the coding sequence ATGACGACAGAACGACGCCCGACGAGGCTCCACCACACGGCCTACGTCACCAGGGATCTCGAGAAGACGCGCGCGTTCTACGAGGACCTCATCGGTCTGCCGCTCGTGGCGACGTGGTGCGAGTCCGACGAGCTGTTCGGCAAGGTCCGGACGTACTGCCATTGCTTCTTCGGCCTCGAAGATGGCAGCGCGCTCGCGTTCTTCCAGTTCGCGAACCAGGAGGACCAGAATCTCTTCGGGCCGGAGATGCCGTCTTCGCCCTTTCATCACATCGCGCTGAATGTCGACCGGGCGACGCTGGAGCGCGTCCAGAAGAAGCTCGCCGATGCTGGCTACGAGCCCCCGAAGACGTACGTTCTCGAGCACGGCTACTGCCAATCGCTGTACGTCGTGGATCCGAATGGCATGACGCTGGAACTCACGTGCGATGCCCAGGAGGCGATCTCCGACGATCTGGTGCGGGAGCGTGAGAAGAAGGCCCGGAGCGAGCTTGCGCGCTGGCTGGCCGGTGACCACACGTCGAACAATACGTTCCGCTGA